TTTCTGTTCCTCTCTGAAATAAATCACGGGTAAATTTCTCCAGGACAATATAATCTTCTTCAGAAACAATTCCTTTTGCAAGAATGTCTTCACGTGAAATATCTTCATCATGCGAACCATTATCAGCCTTTGTCGTTGGTGTGATAATAGGTTCAGGGAATTTATCATTTTCTTTTAAACCTTCAGCCATTGTAACTCCACAGATTTGTCTTCTGCCTGCAGCATATTCTCTCGCTGCGTGTCCTGAAAGATAACCTCGAATTACCATTTCAACTTTGAATGGTTCACACAAATGTCCTACAGCAACGTTTGGATCCGGAGTTGCAATCAACCAGTTTGGAACAATATCTTCTGTCAATTCCATAAATTTTGTAGCAATCTGGTTCAGGATTTGTCCTTTGTACGGAATTCCTTTTGGCAAAACCACATCAAAAGCCGAAAGTCTGTCAGTAGCTACCATTACTAAAAGTTCGTCGTTGATATTATAAACTTCCCTCACTTTTCCTCTATACACTGATTTCTGATTTGGGAAATTGAAATTTGTGGTTGTGATTGTATTGCTCATTGTCTTTTAGTTGTGTTTTTATGAATGCAAATTTAAAACTATTTAAAAGAGCAAACAAATGTTTATTTGTTGGTAGTTTATTGTTAATAGTTTATAGTTTTTGATGTAAGAATTAATTCCCATCAACGATAAGCGATTAACTAAATTATTGTTTTAAAAGTGTCGAGTTAAATAAATTTAAGATCCGACTGTACTCATCTATCCAGGAATAAGTTTCTTTAAAACCATGTGCTTCAACCGGGAAAGAAGCCAGACTCCAGTTCTTTTTTTCTAATTCAATAAAACGCTGAGACAAACGTACAATATCTTTGTATTCAACATTGTCGTCTACCATTCCGTGCAGCATTACTAAATTTCCTTTTAGATTATCAGCGTAATAAATAGGAGAACTTTTCTTGTAAGCTTCAGGGTCTGTTTCAGGGAAATTCAAAATATTGCCAGTATATCCGTGATTGTAGTGCGCCCAGTCTGTAACAGATCTTAGTGCAGCTCCAGAAGTAAATTCACCAGGAGTGGTGAGCATTGCCATCAGCGTAATAAAACCACCATAAGAGCCGCCGTAAATACCAACCTTAGTTGTATCAATACCATATTTTTCTACTAATACTTTTTTACCATCTAATTGATCAGATAAATCTTTCCCTCCCATAAAGCGGTAAATTCCTGTTCTGAAATCTCTTCCATAGCCGTCGCTTCCTCTGTAATCAATATCCAAAACAGTGTAACCTAAATCGGTTAAAAGATTATGGAACATATATTCTCTGTAATAATTGCTCCAGAAATTATGGGCATTTTGAAGATAACCAGCACCGTGAACGAAAATGATAGCGGCTTTATTCGCAATTTCAGCTTTAGGGATATATAATCTTGCATTTATTGGAGTTCCGTCCTGTGCTTTAAATATAATAACTTCCGGCTCTCTCCATTGATACTTTTTAAAATCTTCTGAGACTGATGATGAAATCTGCTGTAATGTAGTATTCTTTTTATTTTCGGCTACATAAAAATCCCATGGGATATTTTTATACGAATAGCGAACTAAAAGTGATTTTTCGTCTGGTGAAAGTACTACTTCATGCGCACCATCTTTGGTTAAAATGGGTTGCAAAACACCATCAGCAAGAGCTAATTTATAAAAACTTCTGTTTCCCGGATGTGTAGTGTTGGTACTCAAATAGAATGCTTTTTTGTCCTTTGACAAGGTTACATCCCTAATTTCCCATTTTCCAGTGGTAAGCTGATTCTTCTTTTTTGTTTTTACATTATAAGTGTACAAATGAGAAAAGCCAGTAGCTTCAGACTGATAATAAATAGTTTCATTGTCTGCCAAAAAGCCAAGAGTACCGGAATCAAATGAATAAGAGGGAATTCCCGGACCGCCAATCCAGGCTTCGTCGTGCTGATGTTCAATTTCTTCAAAGGTTCCTTTATCAAGATTTAGATTTACCAGCCATCTGTCTTTATTATCCTGGCTTCTGATTTCAACAATGGCTAATGAACCGTTTTGATTATAGACAGGTGCCTGAGCAACAATTGGTTTGTCTTCTTTGGCTTTGTTTTTCAG
The Flavobacterium flavigenum genome window above contains:
- a CDS encoding phosphoribosylaminoimidazolesuccinocarboxamide synthase — protein: MSNTITTTNFNFPNQKSVYRGKVREVYNINDELLVMVATDRLSAFDVVLPKGIPYKGQILNQIATKFMELTEDIVPNWLIATPDPNVAVGHLCEPFKVEMVIRGYLSGHAAREYAAGRRQICGVTMAEGLKENDKFPEPIITPTTKADNGSHDEDISREDILAKGIVSEEDYIVLEKFTRDLFQRGTEIAAERGLILVDTKYEFGKTKEGVIVLIDEIHTPDSSRYFYADGYAERQEKGEEQKQLSKEFVRRWLIENGFQGQEGQQIPEMTDAYIESVSERYIELYENILGEKFIKADINNIDQRIEKNVLEYLRSRE
- a CDS encoding S9 family peptidase; translation: MTKNIFILIFSFFAIIGNSQKLKLEEIMKGESFIGNQPTNGRWSLDGKKIYFEWNPKDELGASTYFWQKGMAKPELATPKEAAFSQLDFKTKPGSDTVYFLEKGSLYSYSIHSKTVKKLIQQSVALSNLELGSQSGILFFEQNNNVFKFDTKEGTVLQITNFNKGNKKETKPEKETFLNTQQKELFQFIRDKEAKKQWNLAKAKAVKSDFAREYFYGKDDFYSLKVNPNGDFATFMLVEETEAKREKMEVFITADGYNQTPETKEKVSTSNFVKTKFGIYSVAKDSVYYVNFSNLSHIQDTPKYYEQYDNLKNKAKEDKPIVAQAPVYNQNGSLAIVEIRSQDNKDRWLVNLNLDKGTFEEIEHQHDEAWIGGPGIPSYSFDSGTLGFLADNETIYYQSEATGFSHLYTYNVKTKKKNQLTTGKWEIRDVTLSKDKKAFYLSTNTTHPGNRSFYKLALADGVLQPILTKDGAHEVVLSPDEKSLLVRYSYKNIPWDFYVAENKKNTTLQQISSSVSEDFKKYQWREPEVIIFKAQDGTPINARLYIPKAEIANKAAIIFVHGAGYLQNAHNFWSNYYREYMFHNLLTDLGYTVLDIDYRGSDGYGRDFRTGIYRFMGGKDLSDQLDGKKVLVEKYGIDTTKVGIYGGSYGGFITLMAMLTTPGEFTSGAALRSVTDWAHYNHGYTGNILNFPETDPEAYKKSSPIYYADNLKGNLVMLHGMVDDNVEYKDIVRLSQRFIELEKKNWSLASFPVEAHGFKETYSWIDEYSRILNLFNSTLLKQ